One Octopus sinensis unplaced genomic scaffold, ASM634580v1 Contig18458, whole genome shotgun sequence DNA window includes the following coding sequences:
- the LOC118761893 gene encoding glutamic acid-rich protein-like: MDDVNRDRIASTESFGSAGDYPIIATLPRHDVRDRRDKKHGDQATYPGWGMQNQYGGNEDGKVVSLPNVNEADRYDRPSSPDSIKTADYSGGEYDARSTEGGMPISYLKRPPSNKDEKKREKEQKKREEEERKRREKEEKERKKKGINDKLSNSEDRLGKMTDDDSVIRADAVKPVAADLETSNNLKNGQKPQEEPEVAAEKEKPSVNGELYPSAVPLTDACKCPEGKSYGLPEAPLDKGMVRMVWHTVLRQIVWSKWTTVRTRQKILCS; the protein is encoded by the exons ATGGATGACGTCAACCGTGACCGCATTGCAAGCACTGAGTCTTTCGGATCTGCTGGTGACTATCCAATTATTGCAACACTTCCTCGCCATGATGTACGAGATCGACGTGATAAAAAACATGGTGACCAAGCCACCTATCCAGGATGGGGCATGCAAAACCAATACGGCGGCAATGAAGATGGTAAAGTGGTCTCTCTCCCCAACGTTAACGAGGCTGACAGATATGATAGACCAAGCTCTCCAGACAGTATTAAGACTGCCGACTACTCGGGTGGAGAATATGATGCAAGGTCCACAGAAGGTGGTATGCCCATCTCCTACCTCAAAAGGCCTCCTTCCAACAAGGACGAGAAAAAGCGAGAGAAGGAACaaaagaagagggaggaggaggaacggAAGAGgcgagaaaaggaggagaaggagagaaagaaaaagggcaTAAATGATAAACTATCAAATTCCGAAGACCGTCTTGGCAAAATGACTGATGATGATTCAGTAATCAGGGCTGATGCAGTTAAACCAGTTGCAGCAGACCTTGAAACTAGTAACAACCTTAAGAATGGACAGAAACCTCAGGAAGAACCTGAAGTTGCTGctgagaaagagaag CCTAGTGTCAATGGAGAACTCTATCCCAGTGCTGTGCCCTTGACCGATGCATGCAAGTGTCCAGAAGGAAAAAGTTACGGCCTTCCAGAAGCTCCTCTCGATAAAGGTATGGTCCGAATGGTGTGGCATACAGTCCTGCGGCAGATTGTTTGGTCCAAATGGACAACTGTACGAACCAGACAGAAGATTTTATGCTCCTGA